ccggtcggccacgcgcgcgcgcgcgggaaagagcgaaggcggtggcgggttTGAACGACAAAGAAGCAGCGCGGAGCGCGggcgagagagagcgagagaaaacgagagagagagatcgggggagagagaggcacTTTCTCTCAGGCAGGGCACGTGCAACGCACGTGAGGAGGGGAGCGGGCTGAaaggagatgggccggggaAGAAGAGTCGGCCCACCGAGccagagggaggtaaaatagactttcaTAGAGAAGGCTGATTTGGAGAGAATTGGAGTTTGGATTTGGATTCAAATTCGATATTCAAACTCGAGGGTTCAGGGAGGAATCAAGGAAGGCTCAAGATAGAGTTTGGCATTTTTGGGAATTGGGAGCGAGCGTTTAGCGAGGATTCAAAGGATGCGACTGAATttcggaatttgatttggagacttgaatcggaagaggaatttgaggtggaggattttgatttcgatgagagggaacaacgggatttgAAATGAGATCTTGGCACGACATAGACTCGCACaaaaagaacgaaaattttcgcaattaggattttgccgaattagtttttaacgtctcacgaaaagcggagcgttacaccTATGGCCCTCTTCACTGTTACCTGGGTGACGACCCCCTCCTCGCGCTACCTGTAGGTGTAGCAGGTGTTGCCTCGAGGggagaaagggggagagaggagagagtgaATGAGGAAGGAGATGAGTGTAGCCATTTACATGTGGGTATcatatttcttaattttttgaTGACTGGGTTATACGTGGACATCATGTCAGCTGAAACCATCCTCacaatagttgagggagtcattTTACACAATTTAAATAGTTGAAGAGATCAATATACCCGCTTTTACGGTTAAAAGATATAAATCAGATCCGACCTATATTTGAGGGACTCAAATGGACTTTTTCCAGTAATCTTTGTGGTCGTCTATTGTAGGCGGAGTTCTATCCTAGCAATCTGGGCCCAGAACAGCCCATCAGAGCATATACTCGTAGCATATGGGCCGTTATTTCTTATTTGGTTGTGGAAAAGTATATCTGAGATCTCTCATCTTGTCActgaattacaaaatcgtccctgaCATCACATGTTGggggaagagagggagatggagagggagaggggaaagggtaTAAAGAAGCTAAGgtttcactgacatgtgggccctacgtGGGTCCTACACTAACTCAGttgccacgtcggacaaaaccagGGTCAACCAGAGTTAATATTGTCTAAGGACTCAGAGTGATCCGGTTTTATAAGTTAAGGGAtgccatatactccctccatccataaaagttacacatattacttttgacaCTAAGACCAAGGAGAAATTAAGTCACCTtagatgttacaaaatcaatgagtgaatgcaagcatgcaaccaatgagtatttagatgactccttaggttctaataaaatatttaatttatctcttcatttaagtcttgaatgtataaagactataaatagaaacaacttatttggaaaaacttaaatgtgaaataggtgtaacttttgtggatggagggagtatcttgtTTTTGGGTTTAGGGACAATTTTGTAATTCGGTGACAAGATGAGAGACCTCAGATATACATTTTCCCTTGCTTGTGGAATGGGTTGAAagtgtcaattaggcctagagggggggtgaataggctaatttaaaaatcaattaaaaacggaagcagtaatttttggatatttccgaaattttcggatatatccgaaaatttttcGGAGTCAGCACAAATAGCAAAGTAAATCCTAGATCTAGTTGcctacaacaagaatatgctagcacatacagcaactagacctatagcggctcaaacaagcaaagctagtggagagggaggaagtaaaGTCACCAAAGTTGAAGCTCATAAGGTTGTTCCCGAAGttcgaatccttgaggggattctactctccgttgaggagctcactaagagccgggtcttagctaaccctttcctcaaaaggttgcactaagcactcctccttccactaagggtatctcttccctttcggaggtaagatccgaccttcacaaacttctcccggccaaccacaagtagatcggtggctcgggagcgacacctagccgcctaggagtcctcaacctccaagagtaacaaatgaagcaaagaactcccggagatgatgcaagtgctcacaaatcttcacgaagtcaACAACAAGCACTCACAAAACTCGAATCCataactctcacacacacacctaATCCAAATCGAACACGGGTGAGAGgggaaacaagaaagcaaggctcaaaagggctagagagagagagcaagccaagggcacaaatgattgaaatggaaccagcagccctcacaagtgaggggagggggatATTTATAGCCACAGCCCAAATTCTGCCCGTTATGCACAATAATTGAGATTTTCGGATATTCCGAAAGATTTTCGGACATGTTCGAAAATTCCAGCTCAGCACCGACAGCAAAGTCAACGAAGTATTTTTCGGACATTCCGAAAacttttcggacaagtccgaaaacaACAACATCGTTCTGGATGTTCTCGGAAAAGTCCGAAAATCACTTTCGGACAAGTTCGAAAATATACAGAAGCGAAATTGACTCTACTGATGATTTTCAGAAAATCCAAAAATCagtttcggacaagtccgaaaatataCAGAACCACTTTTGCCTTCGCAGtcattttcggaaagtccgaaaatcacttttggacatatccgaaaatttccagaagcgaAAATTTGGTTCTGTGtgttttcggaaagtccgaaaatgagTTTTGGAAAACTCCGAAAAAATCCAGAACACACCAAACTGAGGAGAAAcacttttaaaaatagattttgagcactttgatcactcctcatatgtcaatgcatcatccctcttaatagtgcgACTTTCCTATTGActcaaatgaaaagaaaagttaCAATATACTATTTGTCCTTTGCCACATCACATCTCATCAACGTATTTGGCGGGATATGCATTATGCTAATTCATTGAGGACATAACAACCCTCACATTTgcttaaataaaaatgttagttCTCTCTAATCAcattgtaattaatcatcaaaattattaggggcctagatgcactttcagttAACATTTTTCGTACTTGGGAGACTTGGTTGGTCCTGCTAAAATGGGGGAAAGCTAGAAGGCGCGTGCACGCCTCTAGTGCACACTTCCGGCGTAACTAACTCCGTTAGTTAACGCTAATGACAGTAATTAGAAAAGATTGTGAAGATTTTTTTCAggagatttttttactaacagattgaaaaatttttaagttagatttgatAACTTTCGacttaagatttaaattttagagtcaaatttttaaaactttcaactcagatttgaaaactttcaactcgaaatttgaaaactttcaactcagattcaaaaactttcaagtctagatttgaaaattttgaaaactttcaacttgagatttgaaaattttcaactcgagattcgaaaactttcaagtccaaatttgaaaattttgaaaactttcaacttgagattttaaaatttttaacttgatatttgaaaactttcaactcgagattcgaaaactttcaagtctagatttgaaaactttcaacttgagatttgaaaatttttaactcgagattaaaaactttcaactcgagattcgaaaactttcaagtccaaatttgaaaattttaagttaagatttaaaaattactaGTAAAAATAGGAAACTAATCATTAGTAAACTAATTACGATTTTTTCTCCTACCCGTGCGGCAGCGAActgcgaaaaaagaaaaaaaaaagaaatagcgGTAGCttgcgttaaaaaaaaaagaaaagaaacgcGCGTGTGTGGGCCGTGTGGGCCGGAAGTGTGCGTCGGCAACGCGCGTGCGTGAATTAGCATTCTCGGTTAAAATGTGCGCACCTATCATGCCTTTTCAAGTAGCTGGGCCTATGCGCCGTGGCTACCGGCCCAGCCAATCCAAGAACGGTGAAGGCAAACCGAGTAGGAAGAGTTCTAGTGAGAATTAGCTTGTGCGCTTGCAGGGGATCGAACTCAGGACCTTGCTCCCTATCGCAAGTTTCTGAAAGGTTATAGTACTAGACGAGTTACATATTAGTTACATAGTTACACCCGAGTTATTAAAATGTTTGTTACACTGTAATTACATTTGAaagattttttagaaaaattctTTAGACATTTTTATAGGTAGCCATGTCTTTTAGAATAACCGGATAGTAATATGTAAAACTGCAACCAAGTATTCCATCCATTCCATTAAAAACCAAATCTTTTTTTATTGGGACGGTGCGAGTAGTTTCGTTCAGAAATGATGGGTCCTGCGTATAGCCTAGttgctagtattttttttttaaacccgAGTTGGGTATTGTAATCTGTAAAATATGTTAACTGCATATATGCACGTTGATCATCATGAGGAAGATGAAAAGAAGATCCCATCAACTAGTTGctagtatttttcttttctttaaacCCGAGTTGCTAGTATTGTACTAATCGGTAAAATATGTTAACTGCATATACGCACGTTGATCATCATCAGGAAGATGAAAAGAAGATCCCATCAACAACTAGTTGAAACCCGATGAGTTGCTAGtattatactctctccgtattttaatgtataacgctgttgatttatttaaaataaattataattacataaatttttttaagtaagataaatggtcaaacgttgataaaaaaattcaacagtattatacattaaaatatcgAGAGAGTAATATGTAAAGTAAGTATGTTAACTATATATACGTACGTTGATCATCATCAGGAAGATGAAAAGAAGATCCCATCAACACAACTAACATAATGTAATCCATTGTTGATCTTTCTGGACTAATCAATGGTCGTAGGTAGTCAACGGTCAATGTCAACAACTAGCTCAAACAATCCACCATGGAAACGTGGATATAAATGTGCTACAAGACTGGAGCAGATCCTGTACGTACCAgtccaccgccaccacctcccttcAGCTGATCAATCACCTCTTCCTCCGGCGATGCCTCGCGccaccatcctcctcctcgtgctcgccCTCGTCGCGCCGCAGCTGTcagccgccgacgccgatgccctcgtcgacgacggccacaccccgccgccgttccacatGTGCGGGATCCTGCCGGGGCCGTACGCTGCCAACAGCACCTACGAAGCCAACCTGCGGTacctcgccgccacgctcccAGCCAAGGTGATGAAcggatcctcctcctcctccgtcgacgtcctcgccggcgagcggccgaACCTGATCGCCGCGTCGGCCTCCTgcaactcgtcgtcgtcggagtaCCACGACTGCGGCGCCTGCGTCGCCGAGGCCTTCCGGTGCGCGCGGCGGCTGTGCCCGTACAGCCGGCACGCCGTGGtccacctcggcggcggcgcgtgcagCGTCAGGTACTACGACGTCGAGCGCACGGAGCATGCGGAGGTGCTCATGGTGTGGTGTCCTCCGGAGGCATCACCAAGGAGCGTGAGTGATCTCTACTCGCTCTACAAAACTTGTCTTTTGGATTATGAAtatggccatgtttagttccattCTACATCAAACATTTGAAcatctgcatgaagtattaaatttaggctaaaaataactaattgcatagattgcaactaatttgcgagacgaatcttttaagcctaattgctctatgatttgacaatgtggtgctacagtaaatatttgttaatgatggattaattaggcttaataaatttgtctcgctaTTTATTGACAGAttctataattaatttttttattagtgcctgaACACTCCATACgacactatatatataatatccgatTTGATACGTCGAAACTTTACAACCCTATATATAAACACCTCCTATATGATGCGTTTTATGCTTTGATTTTTGGTTCGCCTTTATTTTAGTTTTCGTAGATTCGACTTCATCCGAATTTCATGTCCACTTCTTCAGATACGTCATTCTGGTGGAACTTTAGGTTGCATAATTGGTATAAAAGGATTGCGTTTCAAGTAAGTCTCCAAGTGATCGGAGTCGCCTGTGTTCTGTTCATGTTCCTCCGAGAATGGCGAGACAGAAAAAGAGGCACTGCCAAGCTGCTGCCGTAGGTGCTGCTGTATGCCTGTATGATGTATCTGTTCAGTTCAGGTCTGTTTCATCTGGTTTTTATTCATTTCCTACAGAATTATTACGCTAGTAGTTAGCATAAACCATTTCAACCTGGTTAAATGCAAATGTAACGCAGACAAAGGGAAAAGTCCATTCTACACCCTCGAACTCTTGTGcttgtctaaaatacacccccgaactacaaaaccggatataatacACCCTCGAACTGTCAATACCGGACACTTAACCCCCCGGGCTATTTTTACCGTGGTTTTTGCCACGTCGGATGCCACAtcggatgccacgtcagccctAGCCACATCAGCGCAAAACATTAACATGGGCCAAGCCCAtattctctccccctctctctccctccccctcccctgtTCATTATCTTCTCTCACggccgttggcggcggcggcggaggcggcgcagagctgcgagggcggtggcggcgcggagctGCGAAATCGatggctacggcggcggcggctgcgtggAGCTGTAAgggcggcggctacggcggcggcgtggagctgcgagggcagtggcggcgggGAGCTGGTGCGAGGGCGGCAGCtgcggcatcggcggcgcggAGCTGCGAAATCGAcagctacggcggcggcgtagaGCTGCGAGGGCGGCTGCGGTTGCGTGGAGCTGCGAGggtggcggctgcggtggcAGCGTGGAGCCGCGAgggcggtggcgtcggcgtcggcgtggagccgcgagggcggtggcggcggggagctgGTGTGAGGGCGGCGACGCTGCGAATCACGAGCTTGCTGCCTCGCTCAGAAGTggccgacctcgccggagcCATACGCGCGGGGAGGAGTCATCCCTATGcgctcgcgccgccaccgcttggTCGAGGACGAGGTCGAGCTCAAGCTCtacatccgccgccgcctcgttgaGCTTGAGTTCCTCATCCCCAAGCAGCTCGAGTTC
The window above is part of the Oryza sativa Japonica Group chromosome 7, ASM3414082v1 genome. Proteins encoded here:
- the LOC107281545 gene encoding cysteine-rich receptor-like protein kinase 6 encodes the protein MPRATILLLVLALVAPQLSAADADALVDDGHTPPPFHMCGILPGPYAANSTYEANLRYLAATLPAKVMNGSSSSSVDVLAGERPNLIAASASCNSSSSEYHDCGACVAEAFRCARRLCPYSRHAVVHLGGGACSVRYYDVERTEHAEVLMVWCPPEASPRSIRHSGGTLGCIIGIKGLRFK